One Comamonas endophytica DNA window includes the following coding sequences:
- the thrC gene encoding threonine synthase, translated as MLYLSTRGYPERKRFCDILLEGLAPDGGLYLPEHYPQIDAAQLGELRRVYHEQGYAELAFRILSLYIDDIPAEDLRALCAKTYTAEVFGTGEIVPLRHVEDGLWLEALSNGPTLAFKDMAMQLLGNLFEYELGRRGETLNILGATSGDTGSAAEYAMRGKQGVRVFMTSPHGRMSAFQQAQMFSLQDENIHNIAIEGVFDDCQDIVKAVSGDHAFKARYKIGTVNSINWARLLAQVVYYFAGYLQATQSDDQKVSFSVPSGNFGNVCAGHVARQMGLPIAKLVVATNENDVLDEFFRTGVYRVRGSAHTYETSSPSMDISKASNFERFVFDLLGRDAERTRQLFAEGVARDGFFDLSADPLFAQAAAHYGFVSGKSTHADRLATIRDVAERFGMVIDTHTADGVKVAREHMGKEPMIVLETALPIKFAETIQEALGHLPERPAKFIGIEDLPKRVQRMPADVEQVKAYIAKHCDAA; from the coding sequence ATGCTGTACCTCTCCACCCGCGGCTATCCCGAGCGCAAGCGCTTCTGCGACATCCTGCTCGAGGGCCTGGCGCCCGATGGCGGCCTGTACCTGCCCGAGCACTATCCGCAGATCGATGCGGCCCAGCTCGGCGAGCTGCGCCGCGTCTACCACGAGCAGGGCTATGCCGAGCTTGCGTTCCGCATCCTGTCGCTGTACATCGACGACATCCCGGCCGAGGACCTGCGCGCGCTGTGCGCCAAGACCTATACGGCCGAGGTCTTCGGCACCGGCGAGATCGTGCCGCTGCGCCATGTCGAGGATGGACTGTGGCTCGAGGCCCTGTCCAATGGCCCGACGCTGGCCTTCAAGGACATGGCCATGCAGCTGCTGGGCAACCTGTTCGAGTACGAACTGGGCCGCCGCGGCGAGACGCTCAACATCCTGGGCGCGACCAGCGGCGACACCGGCAGCGCCGCCGAATACGCGATGCGCGGCAAGCAGGGCGTGCGCGTCTTCATGACCAGCCCGCACGGCCGCATGAGCGCCTTCCAGCAGGCGCAGATGTTCAGCCTGCAGGACGAGAATATCCACAACATCGCCATCGAGGGCGTGTTCGACGACTGCCAGGACATCGTCAAGGCGGTCTCGGGCGACCATGCGTTCAAGGCGCGCTACAAGATCGGCACCGTCAACTCGATCAACTGGGCGCGGCTGCTGGCCCAGGTGGTGTATTACTTCGCCGGGTACCTGCAGGCGACGCAGAGCGACGACCAGAAGGTCAGCTTCAGCGTGCCCAGCGGCAACTTCGGCAATGTCTGCGCGGGCCACGTGGCGCGCCAGATGGGCCTGCCGATCGCGAAGCTGGTGGTGGCAACCAACGAGAACGATGTGCTCGACGAGTTCTTCCGCACCGGCGTCTACCGCGTGCGCGGCAGCGCCCACACCTACGAGACCTCGAGCCCGTCGATGGACATCAGCAAGGCCAGCAATTTCGAGCGCTTCGTGTTCGACCTGCTGGGGCGCGACGCCGAGCGCACGCGCCAGCTGTTCGCCGAAGGCGTGGCGCGCGACGGCTTCTTCGACCTGAGCGCCGATCCGCTGTTCGCCCAGGCCGCAGCGCACTACGGCTTCGTCAGCGGCAAGAGCACCCATGCCGACCGTCTGGCGACGATCCGCGATGTCGCCGAGCGCTTCGGCATGGTGATCGACACGCACACCGCCGACGGCGTCAAGGTGGCGCGCGAGCACATGGGCAAAGAGCCGATGATCGTGCTGGAGACCGCGCTGCCGATCAAGTTCGCCGAGACCATCCAGGAGGCGCTGGGCCACCTGCCCGAGCGCCCGGCGAAGTTCATCGGCATCGAGGACTTGCCGAAACGCGTGCAGCGCATGCCTGCCGATGTGGAGCAGGTCAAGGCTTACATCGCAAAACACTGCGACGCGGCCTGA
- a CDS encoding recombinase family protein, with protein sequence MAKDSTVSERTRAALAQAKARGVVLGSAGARNLQATLEKRTASADAFARLQQPVFAELQALGMTHREMAAELNRRGIAAARGGEWTHGQVQRMLNRLAGAGQG encoded by the coding sequence ATGGCCAAGGATTCCACCGTGAGCGAGCGCACCCGCGCCGCCCTGGCCCAGGCCAAGGCGCGCGGCGTGGTGCTGGGCAGCGCCGGGGCGCGCAATCTGCAGGCGACGCTGGAGAAGCGCACGGCTTCGGCCGATGCGTTTGCTCGGCTTCAGCAGCCGGTATTTGCGGAACTACAGGCGCTGGGGATGACGCATCGGGAGATGGCGGCCGAGCTCAACCGGCGCGGGATTGCTGCGGCGCGGGGAGGGGAATGGACGCATGGGCAGGTGCAGAGGATGTTGAATCGGCTGGCGGGGGCGGGGCAGGGGTGA
- the glp gene encoding gephyrin-like molybdotransferase Glp: protein MRDSLTSLDSALASLLAQAQPLAGSEQVSTFDADGRVLLAQAVSPLQVPPHDNSAMDGYAVRSCDVAASGTLLPVSQRIAAGQMGQPLAPASAARIFTGAPLPAGADAVVMQEDCEALENGQVRIHSVPKAGQWVRRAGDDIVRGAVVLEAGTRLTPAELGLAASIGLAQLEVARRPRVALFSTGDELVMPGSVRPEDMPPGAIYNSNRFFLRAMLQRLGCEVTDLGIVPDEREATLAALRDAAGAHDLILTSGGVSVGEEDHIKPAVEQLGRLDLWKIAIKPGKPFAYGRVGEAHFMGLPGNPVSSFVTFLLLVRPFLLRLQGVADVAPRGIAARADFDWPRGDRRREFLRVRYNEAGGLELFRNQTSNLLTSAAWGNGVVDNPPDNAIARGDTVRFLSFADLLA, encoded by the coding sequence ATGCGCGATTCCCTGACTTCCCTTGATTCCGCGCTGGCCTCGCTGCTGGCCCAGGCGCAGCCGCTTGCGGGCAGCGAGCAGGTCAGCACCTTCGATGCCGACGGCCGGGTGCTGCTGGCGCAGGCGGTGTCGCCGCTGCAGGTGCCGCCGCACGACAACAGCGCGATGGACGGCTATGCCGTGCGCAGCTGCGATGTGGCCGCCAGCGGCACGCTGCTGCCGGTATCGCAGCGCATTGCCGCAGGCCAGATGGGCCAGCCGCTGGCGCCGGCCAGCGCCGCGCGCATCTTCACCGGCGCGCCGCTGCCCGCGGGCGCCGATGCGGTGGTGATGCAGGAGGACTGCGAGGCGCTGGAGAACGGGCAGGTGCGCATCCACAGCGTGCCCAAAGCCGGCCAATGGGTGCGCCGCGCGGGCGACGACATCGTGCGCGGCGCGGTGGTGCTCGAAGCCGGCACGCGGCTCACCCCAGCCGAGCTCGGGTTGGCAGCCAGCATCGGCCTGGCGCAGCTCGAAGTCGCACGGCGTCCGCGCGTGGCGCTGTTCTCGACGGGCGACGAGCTGGTCATGCCCGGCAGCGTGCGCCCCGAAGACATGCCTCCCGGCGCGATCTACAACAGCAACCGCTTTTTCCTGCGCGCGATGCTGCAGCGCCTGGGCTGCGAGGTCACCGATCTGGGAATCGTGCCCGATGAGCGTGAGGCGACGCTGGCGGCGCTGCGCGATGCGGCCGGCGCGCATGATCTGATCCTGACCAGCGGCGGTGTGTCGGTGGGCGAGGAAGACCATATCAAGCCCGCGGTCGAGCAGCTGGGCCGGCTCGATCTGTGGAAAATCGCCATCAAGCCGGGCAAGCCCTTTGCCTATGGCCGCGTGGGCGAGGCGCATTTCATGGGGCTGCCGGGCAATCCGGTGTCGAGCTTTGTCACCTTCTTGCTGCTGGTGCGTCCGTTCCTGCTGCGCCTGCAGGGCGTGGCCGACGTGGCGCCGCGCGGCATCGCGGCGCGCGCCGACTTCGACTGGCCGCGCGGCGACCGCCGGCGCGAATTCCTGCGCGTGCGCTACAACGAGGCGGGCGGACTGGAGCTGTTCCGCAACCAGACCTCGAACCTGCTGACCTCGGCGGCCTGGGGCAATGGCGTGGTCGACAACCCGCCGGACAACGCGATTGCGCGCGGCGATACGGTGCGTTTCCTGTCCTTTGCGGATCTGCTGGCATGA
- the mobB gene encoding molybdopterin-guanine dinucleotide biosynthesis protein B gives MKVVGFAGYSGAGKTTLVEQVIALLRARGLRVSVVKHAHHRFDVDRPGKDSWRHRQAGAFEVLVVSDQRLALMREFEQPGAPDIHAMLAELDAGVDWVLVEGFKHGDLPKIEVWRAPAAGEEARPLRCTGDPGVLALATDDPALLPAAVPAQLPLLDLNQPGAVAEWLLADGARFEYRHPHQES, from the coding sequence ATGAAGGTGGTTGGCTTTGCGGGCTATTCGGGTGCGGGCAAGACCACGCTGGTCGAGCAGGTCATTGCGCTGCTGCGCGCGCGTGGCCTGCGCGTCTCCGTGGTCAAGCATGCGCACCACCGCTTCGACGTCGACCGGCCGGGCAAGGACAGCTGGCGCCACCGCCAGGCCGGTGCCTTCGAGGTGCTGGTGGTGTCGGACCAGCGTCTGGCATTGATGCGCGAATTCGAGCAGCCCGGCGCGCCGGACATCCATGCGATGCTTGCCGAGCTCGATGCGGGCGTGGACTGGGTGCTGGTCGAGGGCTTCAAGCACGGCGATCTGCCGAAGATCGAGGTCTGGCGCGCACCCGCGGCGGGCGAGGAAGCCCGTCCCCTGCGCTGCACCGGGGACCCTGGCGTGCTGGCGCTGGCGACCGACGATCCCGCGCTGCTCCCCGCGGCGGTGCCCGCGCAGCTGCCGCTGCTGGATCTGAACCAGCCCGGGGCCGTGGCCGAATGGCTGCTGGCCGATGGCGCACGCTTCGAATACCGGCATCCACACCAAGAAAGCTGA
- the moaD gene encoding molybdopterin converting factor subunit 1 — MNINVRYFASIREALGTGSESCSTTASTLGALRDELIARGGAYAQALARGKAVRMAHNQLLSDESAALAQGDEVAFFPPVTGG; from the coding sequence ATCAACATCAACGTGCGTTATTTCGCCTCGATCCGCGAAGCGCTGGGCACTGGCAGCGAAAGCTGCAGCACCACGGCGAGCACGCTGGGCGCGCTGCGCGACGAACTGATCGCGCGCGGTGGCGCGTACGCCCAGGCGCTGGCGCGCGGCAAGGCGGTGCGCATGGCGCACAACCAGCTGCTCAGCGATGAGTCCGCGGCGCTGGCCCAAGGGGACGAGGTCGCGTTCTTTCCGCCCGTTACCGGAGGCTGA
- the dnaB gene encoding replicative DNA helicase, which produces MSSVMPPLELDDAFSPPDRQVAQLRVPPHSMESESSVLGGLLLDNNAWDRVGDLLSDSDFYRHEHQLIYDAIGKLINASKPADVITVYEHLQTMGKAEEIGGLLYLNQLAQYVPSATNIRRYAEIVRDRSILRKLITASDDIATNAFNPQGKTVERVLDEAESKIFAIGEEGARNKQGFQSMDTLVVDLLDRVQEMADNPMDVTGVPTGFADLDRMTSGLQAGDLVVLAARPSMGKTSFAVNIAEHVALNEGLPVAIFSMEMGAAQLAVRIVGSIGRVNQGNLRTGKLNDDEWPRLTEAIERLRTVSLHIDESPGLSPGELRANSRRLARQCGKLGLIVVDYLQLMSGSGSTASSDNRATELGEISRGLKMLAKELQCPVIALSQLNRSVEQRTDKRPMMSDLRESGAIEQDADIIMFIYRDDYYNKDSKEPNIAEVIIGKQRNGPTGTVKLFFQKNQTRFENLAMGADDF; this is translated from the coding sequence ATGTCTTCCGTTATGCCCCCGCTCGAGCTCGATGATGCCTTTTCTCCGCCGGACCGCCAGGTCGCGCAGCTGCGCGTGCCGCCGCATTCGATGGAGTCCGAATCCAGCGTGCTGGGCGGCCTGCTGCTGGACAACAACGCCTGGGATCGCGTGGGCGACCTGCTTTCCGACAGCGACTTCTACCGCCACGAGCACCAGCTGATCTATGACGCCATCGGCAAGCTGATCAACGCCAGCAAGCCCGCCGACGTGATCACCGTCTACGAGCACCTGCAGACCATGGGCAAAGCCGAGGAGATCGGCGGCCTGCTGTACCTGAACCAGCTGGCGCAGTACGTGCCCAGCGCCACCAACATCCGGCGCTATGCGGAGATCGTGCGCGACCGCTCGATCCTGCGCAAGCTGATCACGGCCAGCGACGACATCGCCACCAACGCCTTCAACCCCCAGGGCAAGACCGTCGAGCGCGTGCTGGACGAGGCCGAGTCGAAGATCTTCGCCATCGGCGAGGAGGGCGCGCGCAACAAGCAGGGCTTCCAGTCCATGGACACGCTGGTCGTCGACCTGCTCGACCGCGTCCAGGAGATGGCCGACAACCCGATGGACGTCACCGGCGTGCCCACGGGCTTCGCCGATCTGGACCGCATGACCTCGGGCCTGCAGGCCGGCGACCTGGTGGTGCTGGCGGCGCGCCCCTCGATGGGCAAGACCTCGTTCGCGGTGAACATCGCCGAGCACGTGGCGCTCAACGAAGGCCTGCCGGTCGCGATCTTCTCGATGGAAATGGGCGCGGCCCAGCTGGCGGTGCGTATCGTCGGCTCGATCGGCCGCGTGAACCAGGGCAACCTGCGCACCGGCAAGCTCAACGACGACGAGTGGCCGCGCCTGACGGAGGCCATCGAGCGCCTGCGCACGGTGTCGCTGCACATCGACGAAAGCCCGGGCCTGTCGCCGGGCGAGCTGCGCGCCAACTCGCGGCGCCTGGCGCGCCAGTGCGGCAAGCTGGGCCTGATCGTGGTCGACTACCTGCAGCTGATGAGCGGCTCGGGCTCGACCGCCAGCTCCGACAACCGCGCCACCGAACTGGGCGAGATCTCGCGCGGCCTGAAGATGCTGGCCAAGGAGCTGCAATGCCCGGTCATCGCGCTGTCGCAGCTCAACCGCTCGGTCGAGCAGCGCACCGACAAGCGCCCGATGATGTCCGACCTGCGCGAATCGGGCGCCATCGAGCAGGATGCGGACATCATCATGTTCATCTACCGCGACGACTACTACAACAAGGACTCGAAGGAGCCGAACATCGCCGAGGTGATCATCGGCAAGCAGCGTAACGGGCCCACGGGGACGGTGAAGCTGTTCTTTCAGAAGAACCAGACGCGCTTCGAGAATCTGGCGATGGGGGCCGATGATTTTTAA
- a CDS encoding homoserine dehydrogenase: protein MKPIQVGLMGIGTVGSGTFNVLQRNQGEIRRRAGRGIEITMVADLDMERAKSVVGGAARVVKDAREIIANPEIDVVVELIGGYGIAKQLVLEAIAAGKHVVTANKALLAVHGTEIFQAAADKGVMVAYEAAVAGGIPIIKSLREGLTANSIQWLAGIINGTTNFILSEMRDKGLDFDVVLKEAQRLGYAEADPTFDIEGVDAAHKVTLMSAIAFGIPVQFDKAYVEGITGLAATDIRYAEQLGYRIKLLGITKRTDKGVELRVHPSLVPSKRLIANVEGAMNAVVVHGDAVGTTLYYGKGAGSEPTASAVVADLVDIARLADAEVAHRVPPLAFQSHTLEGAMGSLPVLPMSEVVTSYYLRLRVSDEAGVLAKVTGLLANAGISIDAVLQREADEVGGEGSTQTDLIILTHETREGNMDAALAEIQALPTVLAKINRIRKEELN, encoded by the coding sequence ATGAAACCGATCCAAGTAGGCCTTATGGGCATTGGCACCGTGGGCAGCGGCACCTTCAACGTGCTGCAGCGCAATCAGGGCGAGATTCGCCGCCGCGCAGGCCGCGGGATTGAAATTACCATGGTTGCCGACTTGGACATGGAGCGTGCGAAGAGCGTGGTCGGCGGCGCGGCGCGCGTGGTCAAGGATGCGCGCGAGATCATCGCCAACCCCGAGATCGACGTGGTGGTCGAGCTGATCGGCGGCTACGGCATCGCCAAGCAGCTGGTGCTCGAAGCCATTGCCGCGGGCAAGCATGTGGTCACGGCCAACAAGGCGCTGCTGGCGGTGCACGGCACCGAGATCTTCCAGGCCGCGGCCGACAAGGGCGTGATGGTGGCCTACGAGGCGGCGGTCGCCGGCGGCATCCCGATCATCAAGTCGCTGCGGGAGGGCCTGACGGCCAACTCCATCCAGTGGCTGGCCGGCATCATCAACGGCACGACCAATTTCATCCTGTCCGAGATGCGCGACAAGGGCCTGGACTTCGACGTGGTGCTCAAGGAAGCGCAGCGCCTGGGCTATGCCGAGGCCGACCCGACCTTCGACATCGAGGGCGTGGACGCGGCGCACAAGGTCACGCTGATGAGCGCGATCGCCTTCGGCATTCCCGTGCAGTTCGACAAGGCCTATGTCGAGGGCATCACCGGCCTGGCCGCAACCGACATCCGCTACGCCGAGCAGCTGGGCTACCGCATCAAGCTGCTGGGCATCACCAAGCGCACCGACAAGGGCGTCGAGCTGCGCGTGCACCCCTCGCTGGTGCCCTCCAAGCGCCTGATCGCCAACGTCGAGGGCGCGATGAACGCCGTGGTCGTGCATGGCGACGCCGTCGGCACGACGCTGTACTACGGCAAGGGCGCGGGCTCCGAGCCCACGGCCAGCGCGGTGGTCGCCGACCTGGTCGACATCGCGCGCCTGGCGGACGCCGAGGTCGCGCACCGCGTGCCGCCGCTGGCCTTCCAGTCGCATACGCTCGAAGGCGCGATGGGCAGCCTGCCGGTGCTGCCGATGAGCGAGGTCGTGACCAGCTACTACCTGCGCCTGCGCGTGTCGGATGAAGCCGGCGTGCTGGCCAAGGTCACGGGCCTGCTGGCCAATGCGGGCATCAGCATCGATGCCGTGCTGCAGCGCGAGGCCGACGAGGTCGGCGGCGAGGGCTCGACCCAGACCGACCTGATCATCCTCACGCACGAGACGCGCGAAGGCAACATGGACGCGGCGCTGGCCGAGATCCAGGCGCTGCCCACCGTGCTCGCCAAGATCAACCGCATCCGCAAGGAAGAGCTGAACTGA
- a CDS encoding peroxiredoxin, translating into MAIVVNKPLPEFEANATGGVKVSNTSHNGQIVILYFYPKDNTPGCTTEAMQFRDKYKDFVKAGAAVFGVSRDNMKSHDEFKEKLELPFELIADTEEKMCHMFGVVKNKIMYGKKVKGIERSTFLIDADGVLHQEWRGLKVPGHVEEVLKAVKSLKALKKEAA; encoded by the coding sequence ATGGCGATCGTTGTCAACAAACCACTCCCTGAATTCGAAGCCAATGCAACCGGCGGGGTCAAGGTGTCCAACACCTCCCACAACGGCCAGATTGTGATTCTCTACTTCTATCCTAAAGACAATACGCCCGGTTGTACCACCGAAGCGATGCAGTTTCGGGATAAATACAAGGATTTTGTCAAAGCCGGCGCGGCCGTCTTCGGTGTGTCGCGCGACAACATGAAATCCCACGATGAGTTCAAGGAAAAGCTCGAGCTGCCTTTCGAACTCATTGCCGACACCGAAGAGAAGATGTGCCACATGTTCGGCGTGGTCAAGAACAAGATCATGTACGGCAAGAAGGTCAAGGGCATCGAGCGCAGCACCTTCCTGATCGACGCCGACGGCGTGCTGCACCAGGAATGGCGCGGCCTGAAGGTCCCCGGCCATGTCGAGGAAGTGCTCAAGGCCGTCAAGTCGCTCAAGGCCCTGAAGAAGGAAGCCGCCTGA
- a CDS encoding PhoH family protein has protein sequence MPLPPAPSRRAASLPAEAFSVVAQRKNAQTDVADDDFDGLEATGADAPGADAPGVATPSPAVTAAAPAPATRRRRAAPASAAAPETAPAPVAAAPAAPAARKRRPAAAPAVEEAPAAAPVAARSTRSAAPAAAAPGKPATRPASKRKSRSGATTLFVLDTNVLLHDPTSLFRFEEHDIFLPMVVLEELDAHKKGMTEVARNGRQVSRSLDALVAAQGEDNLAKGLRLNASGQRAATGQLFFQTETLDFTLPTSLPQGKADNQILGVVETLSRQHQGRDVVLVSKDINMRVKARALGLAAEDYQNDKVLEDGDLLYSGLMPLPQDFWTKAGKGMESWNEGPYTCYRVTGTIVSQFMINQFVYYEAPGEPSLFLRVAEIRERTAVLKTLRDYGHAKNAVWGVTTRNREQNFAMNLLMDPEIDLVTLAGTAGTGKTLMALAAGLTQVLDERRYTEIIMTRATVSVGEDIGFLPGTEEEKMGPWMGALDDNLEFLAKGDGGNAGEWGRAATNELIRSRIKIKSLNFMRGRTFLNKYLILDEAQNLTPKQMKTLITRAGPGTKIVCMGNLAQIDTPYLTEGSSGLTYSVDRFKGWPHSGHITLARGERSRLADFASEVL, from the coding sequence ATGCCACTGCCTCCCGCTCCCAGCCGCCGTGCGGCCAGTCTCCCTGCTGAAGCCTTCAGCGTGGTCGCACAGCGCAAGAACGCACAAACCGATGTTGCCGACGACGACTTCGATGGCCTCGAAGCCACGGGCGCCGATGCGCCGGGCGCCGATGCGCCGGGCGTCGCTACGCCTTCGCCTGCCGTGACCGCAGCGGCGCCGGCTCCGGCAACACGCCGCCGCCGGGCGGCGCCGGCCAGCGCTGCCGCGCCCGAAACCGCACCGGCTCCAGTGGCCGCGGCACCCGCCGCGCCTGCCGCGCGCAAGCGCCGCCCCGCCGCTGCGCCTGCGGTCGAAGAAGCCCCTGCAGCCGCACCGGTGGCCGCCAGATCCACCCGCAGCGCGGCGCCCGCCGCCGCCGCGCCCGGCAAACCCGCCACGCGCCCCGCGAGCAAGCGCAAGTCGCGCAGTGGCGCGACCACGCTGTTCGTGCTGGACACGAACGTGCTGCTGCACGATCCCACCAGCCTGTTCCGCTTCGAGGAACATGACATCTTCCTGCCGATGGTGGTGCTGGAAGAGCTCGACGCGCACAAGAAGGGCATGACCGAAGTCGCGCGCAACGGCCGCCAGGTCAGCCGCAGCCTCGATGCGCTGGTTGCCGCCCAGGGCGAGGACAACCTGGCCAAGGGCCTGCGCCTGAATGCATCCGGCCAGCGCGCCGCCACCGGCCAGCTGTTCTTCCAGACCGAGACGCTGGACTTCACCCTGCCCACCAGCCTGCCCCAGGGCAAGGCCGACAACCAGATCCTGGGCGTGGTCGAAACCCTGAGCCGGCAGCACCAGGGGCGCGACGTGGTGCTGGTGTCCAAGGACATCAACATGCGCGTCAAGGCGCGCGCGCTGGGCCTGGCCGCCGAGGACTACCAGAACGACAAGGTGCTGGAAGACGGCGACCTGCTGTACTCGGGCCTGATGCCGCTGCCGCAGGACTTCTGGACCAAGGCCGGCAAGGGCATGGAAAGCTGGAACGAAGGCCCCTACACCTGCTACCGGGTCACGGGCACGATCGTCAGCCAGTTCATGATCAACCAGTTCGTCTACTACGAGGCGCCGGGCGAGCCCAGCCTGTTCCTGCGCGTGGCCGAGATCCGCGAGCGCACCGCCGTGCTCAAGACCCTGCGCGACTATGGCCATGCCAAGAACGCGGTCTGGGGCGTGACCACGCGCAACCGCGAGCAGAACTTCGCCATGAACCTGCTGATGGACCCCGAGATCGACCTGGTGACGCTTGCCGGCACGGCCGGCACCGGCAAGACCCTGATGGCGCTGGCCGCGGGCCTGACCCAGGTGCTGGACGAGCGCCGCTACACCGAGATCATCATGACCCGGGCCACGGTGAGCGTGGGCGAGGACATCGGCTTCCTGCCGGGCACGGAAGAGGAAAAGATGGGCCCGTGGATGGGCGCGCTGGACGACAACCTCGAGTTCCTGGCCAAGGGCGACGGCGGCAACGCCGGCGAGTGGGGGCGCGCCGCGACCAACGAGCTGATCCGCAGCCGCATCAAGATCAAGAGCCTGAACTTCATGCGCGGGCGCACCTTCCTCAACAAGTACCTGATCCTGGACGAGGCGCAGAACCTCACGCCCAAGCAGATGAAGACGCTGATCACGCGCGCCGGCCCCGGCACGAAGATCGTCTGCATGGGCAACCTGGCGCAGATCGACACGCCCTACCTCACCGAGGGCTCCTCGGGCCTGACCTACTCGGTCGACCGCTTCAAGGGCTGGCCGCACAGCGGCCACATCACGCTGGCGCGCGGCGAACGCTCGCGCCTGGCGGATTTTGCCAGCGAGGTGCTGTAA
- a CDS encoding pyridoxal phosphate-dependent aminotransferase — translation MKTVHKSAKLANVCYDIRGPIMDAAKQMEEDGHKIIKLNIGNLAVFGFDAPEEIQQDMIRNLPTSAGYSDSKGIFAARKAVMHETQHQGIQGVTLDDIYLGNGASELIVMATNALLDNGDELLLPAPDYPLWTAAASLSGGTPVHYVCDEANGWMPDLDDIRAKVTPRTKGIVVINPNNPTGALYSKELLLGIVAIAREHGLVIFADEVYDKVLYDDAVHVPMASLSTDVLTLTFNSLSKAYRSCGYRAGWLVVSGDKKPARDYIEGLNMLSNMRLCANVPGQWAVQTALGGHQSIDDLVRPGGRLRVQRDLAHQLITAIPGVSCVKPQAALYMFPRLDPAVYPIRDDQQFFLEMLQETKVMLVQGTGFNWPEPDHFRIVFLPHEADLREAIRRVAVFLEKARVRFGTN, via the coding sequence ATGAAGACCGTCCACAAATCCGCCAAACTTGCCAACGTCTGCTATGACATCCGCGGGCCCATCATGGACGCGGCCAAGCAGATGGAGGAAGACGGGCACAAGATCATCAAGCTCAACATCGGCAACCTCGCGGTGTTCGGCTTCGATGCGCCCGAAGAGATCCAGCAGGACATGATCCGCAACCTGCCGACCTCGGCCGGCTATTCGGACAGCAAGGGCATCTTCGCCGCGCGCAAGGCTGTCATGCACGAGACCCAGCACCAGGGCATCCAGGGCGTGACGCTCGACGACATCTACCTGGGCAACGGCGCCTCCGAACTGATCGTCATGGCGACCAACGCGCTGCTGGACAACGGCGACGAACTGCTGCTGCCCGCGCCCGACTACCCGCTGTGGACCGCTGCGGCCAGCCTGTCGGGCGGCACGCCCGTGCACTACGTCTGCGACGAGGCCAACGGCTGGATGCCCGATCTCGACGACATCCGCGCCAAGGTCACGCCGCGCACCAAGGGCATTGTCGTCATCAACCCGAACAACCCCACGGGCGCGCTGTACTCGAAGGAACTGCTGCTGGGCATCGTCGCGATCGCGCGCGAGCATGGGCTGGTGATCTTTGCCGACGAGGTCTATGACAAGGTGCTCTACGACGACGCCGTGCATGTGCCGATGGCCAGCCTGTCGACCGACGTGCTGACGCTGACCTTCAACTCGCTGTCCAAGGCCTACCGCTCCTGCGGCTACCGCGCCGGCTGGCTGGTGGTGTCGGGCGACAAGAAGCCCGCGCGCGACTACATCGAGGGGCTGAACATGCTCTCGAACATGCGCCTGTGCGCGAACGTGCCCGGCCAGTGGGCGGTGCAGACCGCGCTGGGCGGCCACCAGAGCATTGACGACCTGGTGCGCCCGGGCGGCCGGCTGCGCGTGCAGCGCGACCTGGCGCACCAGCTCATCACCGCCATTCCAGGCGTGAGCTGCGTCAAGCCGCAGGCCGCGCTGTACATGTTCCCCAGGCTCGACCCCGCGGTCTATCCGATCAGGGACGACCAGCAGTTCTTCCTCGAGATGCTGCAGGAGACCAAGGTCATGCTGGTGCAGGGCACGGGCTTCAACTGGCCCGAACCCGACCATTTCCGCATCGTTTTCCTGCCGCACGAGGCCGACCTGCGCGAAGCCATCCGCCGCGTGGCCGTGTTCCTGGAAAAGGCACGCGTGCGCTTCGGCACGAACTGA
- a CDS encoding Mth938-like domain-containing protein has protein sequence MKFQPDRSEAQTIRGYGPGWIAIDQEKFTSSLIISSQGLRQDWNCSRFEDLTPAHFAALAEIPAELVIFGSGTRSRFVPPAWLQPLMARRIGLEAMDTQAACRTYNILAGEGRNVVAALLLE, from the coding sequence ATGAAATTCCAACCCGACCGCTCCGAGGCGCAGACCATTCGCGGCTACGGCCCCGGCTGGATCGCCATCGACCAGGAAAAATTCACCAGCAGCCTGATCATCAGTTCGCAGGGCCTGCGCCAGGACTGGAACTGCAGCCGTTTCGAGGACCTCACACCGGCGCATTTCGCGGCGTTGGCCGAAATCCCTGCGGAACTGGTGATTTTCGGCAGCGGCACGCGCAGCCGTTTCGTGCCCCCCGCCTGGCTGCAGCCGCTGATGGCGCGGCGCATCGGCCTCGAGGCCATGGACACCCAGGCGGCATGCCGCACCTACAACATTCTTGCCGGCGAGGGAAGGAACGTGGTCGCGGCGCTGCTGCTGGAGTAA